The proteins below are encoded in one region of Aeromonas jandaei:
- a CDS encoding AbgT family transporter, whose protein sequence is MSHAATKARPASPPSGWLNRFLNGVEKAGNKLPDPAMLFLYALLIVWIGSWVLSQFQFDLVNPRTGEAVVVNNLLTGAGLAEFLSTMVTTFTGFAPLGIVLVAMLGVGVAEQSGFINTGLKKLLKVTPARFLTPMLILVAIVSHTAADAGYVLVIPIGGIIFHAAGRHPLAGIAAAFAGVSGGFAANFLPSGGDALLQGFTQSAAQILDPEYMVNTLCNIIFTGASSLLIICVGWFVTEKVVEPRLKHVELNDDLESADEMGSYTAQESRAFNWAGFAMLAAIVLLALALSPSDSPLRAADGSLTTFAAPVMKSIVPLIFLLFILPGIVYGFVAGNFKSGKDVIDAMSATMNKMGSYMVMAFFCALFIKAFGDSNLGTLLALSGAEVLHALALPGEITIVGMILLTATVNLVVGSASAKWALISPILVPMLMAVGISPELTQAAYRVGDSASNIITPLMVFFPLVVVYCQQYVKSTGIGTLVSMMLPYSLAFLVSWTIFLLLYWALGFPLGLQAPYVYPAP, encoded by the coding sequence ATGAGTCATGCTGCAACCAAGGCCCGCCCGGCCAGCCCACCCAGTGGCTGGCTGAACCGTTTCCTCAATGGCGTCGAGAAAGCCGGGAACAAGTTACCCGACCCCGCCATGCTGTTTCTCTACGCCCTGCTGATCGTCTGGATCGGCTCCTGGGTGTTGTCCCAATTCCAGTTTGATCTGGTCAATCCCCGTACTGGCGAAGCGGTAGTGGTCAACAACCTGCTGACCGGCGCCGGTCTGGCCGAGTTTCTCTCCACCATGGTCACGACCTTTACCGGCTTTGCCCCGTTAGGGATCGTGTTGGTGGCCATGCTGGGGGTAGGGGTGGCCGAGCAGTCCGGTTTTATCAATACCGGCCTGAAAAAGCTGCTGAAAGTGACCCCGGCCCGTTTCCTCACCCCCATGTTGATCCTGGTGGCCATCGTCAGTCATACCGCAGCGGATGCGGGTTATGTGCTGGTGATCCCCATTGGTGGCATCATCTTCCACGCCGCGGGGCGTCATCCGTTGGCGGGTATCGCTGCCGCGTTTGCCGGTGTTTCAGGCGGTTTTGCCGCCAACTTCCTGCCATCCGGTGGCGATGCCTTGCTGCAGGGCTTTACCCAGTCTGCTGCCCAGATCCTTGACCCGGAGTACATGGTCAATACCCTGTGCAACATCATCTTTACCGGTGCATCCTCCCTGCTGATCATCTGCGTCGGCTGGTTTGTCACCGAGAAGGTGGTGGAGCCCCGTCTCAAGCATGTCGAGCTCAATGACGATCTGGAGAGTGCCGACGAAATGGGCAGCTACACCGCTCAGGAGAGCCGTGCTTTCAACTGGGCCGGGTTTGCCATGCTGGCTGCCATCGTGCTGCTGGCGCTGGCGCTCTCCCCGAGCGATTCCCCGCTGCGTGCTGCCGATGGTTCGCTGACCACTTTTGCCGCCCCCGTGATGAAATCCATCGTGCCGCTCATCTTCCTGCTCTTTATCCTGCCCGGGATTGTCTACGGCTTCGTGGCGGGCAACTTCAAGAGTGGCAAGGATGTGATCGACGCCATGTCGGCCACCATGAACAAGATGGGCTCCTACATGGTGATGGCCTTCTTCTGCGCGCTCTTCATCAAGGCGTTTGGCGATTCCAATTTGGGAACCCTGTTGGCCCTTTCCGGTGCCGAGGTGCTTCATGCACTGGCGTTGCCCGGTGAAATCACCATTGTCGGAATGATCCTGCTGACTGCGACCGTCAATCTGGTGGTGGGGTCGGCATCCGCCAAGTGGGCGCTGATCAGCCCCATTCTGGTGCCGATGCTGATGGCTGTCGGGATCTCCCCCGAGCTGACCCAGGCGGCATACCGTGTCGGTGATTCCGCCTCCAACATCATCACCCCGCTGATGGTCTTCTTCCCGCTGGTGGTGGTCTATTGCCAGCAGTATGTGAAGAGCACCGGGATCGGCACTCTGGTCTCCATGATGCTGCCTTACTCGCTGGCCTTCCTGGTGAGCTGGACCATCTTCCTGCTGCTCTACTGGGCGCTTGGCTTCCCGCTCGGGTTGCAAGCACCGTATGTCTATCCGGCCCCCTGA
- a CDS encoding LysR substrate-binding domain-containing protein: MKLQQLRYIVEVANHGLNLSATAESLYTSQPGISKQVRMLEDELGIQIFERSGKHLTRITPIGQEVIKVATDVLEKVATIKTMARAHIHPEQGQLTVAATHLQARYILPDLIKGFTARFPKVTLTLMQGDAATCCSALQNGSAHLMLLDDIEDHCDEGLLILPSFRWLRGLVVPASHPVAARSPSSLADLGNVPLISDGRSLAPTSAHEEHRIVCLASDSDVLKTYVRQGMGFGIMAMLARETGRDDDLVMKALPDLPAGMAAIGLRRGAFVPAYLYDFIARLVPTLSHERLDEYLAAPNQREWQALLATLPER, translated from the coding sequence ATGAAGCTGCAGCAACTGCGTTATATCGTCGAAGTGGCGAATCACGGCCTTAATCTGTCGGCGACAGCCGAGAGCCTCTATACCTCCCAGCCCGGGATCAGCAAGCAGGTACGGATGCTGGAAGATGAGCTTGGCATCCAGATCTTCGAGCGAAGTGGCAAGCATCTGACCCGGATCACCCCGATCGGTCAGGAGGTGATCAAGGTCGCGACCGACGTGCTGGAGAAGGTGGCAACCATCAAGACGATGGCAAGGGCTCATATCCACCCGGAACAGGGACAGCTCACCGTCGCCGCGACCCATCTGCAGGCCCGCTATATCCTGCCCGACCTTATCAAGGGATTTACCGCGCGTTTTCCCAAGGTGACGCTCACCCTGATGCAGGGAGATGCAGCAACATGCTGCAGTGCGCTGCAAAACGGTAGCGCTCACCTGATGTTGCTTGATGATATCGAAGATCATTGCGACGAGGGGTTGCTGATCCTGCCGAGCTTTCGCTGGTTGCGGGGGCTGGTGGTGCCGGCGAGCCATCCTGTGGCGGCACGCTCGCCGAGTTCACTGGCTGACTTGGGCAATGTGCCGCTGATCAGTGACGGACGATCATTGGCACCCACGTCAGCCCATGAGGAGCATCGCATTGTCTGTCTGGCCAGTGACAGCGACGTGCTCAAAACCTATGTCAGGCAGGGAATGGGGTTTGGCATCATGGCAATGCTGGCCCGGGAAACGGGTCGCGATGATGATTTGGTGATGAAGGCGCTGCCCGATCTGCCGGCCGGTATGGCGGCAATTGGTTTGCGCAGAGGGGCATTTGTACCTGCTTATCTTTATGATTTCATTGCGCGGCTTGTTCCGACGCTCAGCCATGAGCGCCTTGATGAGTATCTTGCCGCACCTAATCAGCGGGAGTGGCAGGCGCTGCTGGCCACCTTGCCCGAGCGTTGA
- a CDS encoding LysR family transcriptional regulator, whose product MDLKQLTYLLAVRDAGSFTRAANSLHVAQPAISMAIAKLEQQLELRLFDRQDRAVRLTPEGEVLCRHAERLLLQMHQAEAEMAELKGLERGEVRIGIPYMMGSYYFPSRLMAFKHRYPGLKIRVEEAGTRELLSRMVDGTLDLAILITSDLPPAIEGAHLLSEEMLMVVGEDHPLRGAASVTLAQFFTQELALFRRGFYHREHMEALAQKLGVEPDIAFESNLIPLLKAVVRQGFAVTTFLRMVLEEEPDLCGVPFEPPIFLDLCVAWRRGDPLSMANRALRDFLLKDRPA is encoded by the coding sequence ATGGATCTGAAACAACTCACCTATCTGCTGGCGGTCAGGGATGCCGGCTCTTTTACCCGGGCGGCCAACAGCCTGCATGTGGCCCAGCCAGCCATCAGCATGGCCATTGCCAAGCTGGAGCAGCAGCTCGAGCTGCGCCTGTTCGACCGTCAGGACCGGGCGGTACGGCTGACGCCGGAGGGGGAGGTGCTCTGTCGCCACGCCGAGCGTCTGTTGTTGCAGATGCACCAGGCTGAGGCCGAGATGGCTGAGCTCAAGGGGCTGGAGCGGGGGGAGGTGCGTATCGGGATCCCCTACATGATGGGCTCTTACTACTTTCCTTCGCGCCTGATGGCTTTCAAACACCGCTATCCCGGACTCAAGATCCGGGTGGAGGAGGCGGGCACCCGGGAGCTGCTGAGCCGGATGGTGGATGGCACTCTGGATCTCGCCATCCTGATCACCAGTGATCTGCCCCCGGCCATTGAAGGGGCCCATCTGCTGAGCGAAGAGATGCTGATGGTGGTGGGGGAGGATCATCCGCTGCGCGGCGCAGCGTCCGTCACGCTCGCCCAGTTCTTTACTCAGGAGTTGGCACTGTTCCGGCGTGGCTTTTACCACCGGGAGCACATGGAGGCGCTGGCACAGAAGCTCGGGGTTGAGCCCGATATTGCCTTCGAGAGCAACCTGATCCCCCTGCTCAAGGCGGTGGTGCGTCAGGGTTTTGCCGTGACCACCTTTTTGCGGATGGTGCTGGAGGAGGAGCCTGACTTGTGCGGCGTGCCTTTCGAACCTCCGATTTTTCTCGATCTCTGCGTAGCGTGGCGACGGGGTGATCCGCTCTCCATGGCCAACCGTGCCCTGCGCGATTTCTTGCTCAAAGATCGCCCTGCCTGA
- a CDS encoding VOC family protein, which produces MVSMSHPLDSTLGPMAPFVARLLAELAECGLSFAEPHIDHLCYRAATLPEYLHLDELLAGAGELLVEGMIGGRPIATYQLHQPVQAGALRVPCIELAAPKPGRTHQAGLEHIELVVPSLQALVERHPELPFKTGNMLDSRNPDVALMLPSGQIKFHLRPLAEVIAEEVATGAVVAVPDDYFETH; this is translated from the coding sequence ATGGTAAGCATGTCTCACCCACTCGATTCTACTCTGGGGCCGATGGCCCCTTTTGTTGCCCGGTTGCTGGCTGAATTGGCCGAATGTGGCCTCTCTTTCGCTGAACCTCACATTGACCACCTCTGCTATCGTGCCGCTACCTTGCCCGAATATCTGCACCTCGACGAACTCTTGGCAGGGGCAGGGGAGTTGCTGGTGGAGGGGATGATTGGTGGCCGTCCCATCGCTACTTATCAGCTGCATCAGCCAGTACAGGCCGGAGCGCTACGCGTTCCCTGCATCGAGCTGGCGGCGCCCAAACCGGGCCGCACTCATCAGGCCGGGCTTGAGCATATCGAGCTGGTGGTGCCTTCCCTTCAGGCGCTGGTGGAGCGTCATCCCGAGCTTCCCTTCAAAACCGGCAACATGCTGGATAGTCGCAATCCCGATGTGGCGCTGATGCTGCCTTCCGGACAGATCAAGTTTCACCTGCGCCCGCTGGCGGAGGTGATCGCCGAAGAGGTGGCCACTGGCGCAGTAGTGGCGGTACCTGACGACTATTTCGAGACCCACTAA
- the nfsA gene encoding oxygen-insensitive NADPH nitroreductase — translation MNQTIDLILSHRSIRQFTAEPISSQQLDAILAAAQSASTSSFLQVNSIIRVTGPEARKQLAKLAGNQPYVEQAAEFLVFCADYHRHSQIVPDAQTGYAEQLLIGAIDGAIMGQNALLAAQSLGLGGVYIGGLRNHPAEVSELLGLPDRVIPLFGLCLGHPAQQPEQKPRLPRALVVHQERYQRELDRDLLAHYDQQIEAYYQARSSNNKQQTWSGQIRAILTKESRPFMLGFLQSRGFNLK, via the coding sequence ATGAATCAGACCATCGATCTTATCCTTTCCCATCGTTCCATTCGCCAGTTCACTGCCGAGCCCATCAGCTCGCAGCAGCTGGATGCCATTCTGGCCGCCGCCCAGTCGGCATCGACCTCAAGTTTTCTGCAGGTGAACAGCATCATTCGGGTGACCGGGCCTGAAGCGCGCAAGCAGCTGGCAAAGCTTGCGGGCAATCAACCCTATGTTGAGCAGGCGGCAGAGTTTCTGGTGTTTTGCGCCGATTACCACCGCCACAGCCAGATAGTGCCCGATGCCCAGACCGGCTATGCGGAGCAGCTGCTGATCGGTGCCATCGACGGTGCCATCATGGGACAAAATGCCCTGCTGGCGGCGCAGTCGCTGGGGCTGGGTGGGGTTTATATCGGTGGGCTTCGCAACCATCCAGCCGAGGTGAGCGAGCTGCTGGGCTTGCCTGATCGGGTGATCCCGCTCTTTGGCCTCTGCCTCGGTCATCCTGCCCAGCAGCCTGAGCAGAAACCCCGTTTGCCACGGGCACTGGTTGTGCATCAGGAGCGCTATCAGCGCGAGCTGGATCGCGACCTGCTGGCTCACTACGATCAGCAGATTGAGGCCTACTATCAGGCTCGCAGCAGCAACAACAAACAGCAGACCTGGAGCGGCCAGATCCGCGCCATCCTGACCAAGGAGTCCCGTCCTTTTATGCTGGGCTTCCTGCAATCCCGAGGCTTTAACCTCAAGTAA
- the ihfB gene encoding integration host factor subunit beta: MTKSDLIEQLAASRMHMPAKDVEAAIKEILEQMASTLQNGDRIEIRGFGSFSLHYRAPRVGRNPKTGDKVELTGKYVPHFKPGKELRERVNIIE; this comes from the coding sequence ATGACCAAATCAGATCTCATCGAACAACTGGCAGCCAGCCGCATGCATATGCCGGCCAAGGATGTCGAAGCCGCCATCAAGGAGATCCTTGAGCAGATGGCGTCGACCTTGCAAAACGGCGACCGGATTGAAATCCGTGGATTCGGCAGTTTTTCGCTGCACTATCGTGCCCCTCGTGTGGGCCGTAACCCCAAGACCGGGGACAAGGTTGAACTGACCGGGAAATATGTCCCGCACTTCAAGCCTGGCAAAGAGTTGCGCGAGCGCGTCAACATCATCGAATAA
- a CDS encoding MFS transporter — protein sequence MIEAGSREWIRATLALSLGSFLVFLNLYQTHPLLPLLAQVFSVNSLAASWTLAGCTAGLAASLLLCARLADRHGRRQIMLGTLTLAILLSLLLPLVEQFRTLLILRVLQGALLAGLPATAIAYMGEEFSKRALLSAVGVYIAANSLGGIAGRVVGGLLAGWFGDWQHTFLGVGVISLSLLPLVFWLLPKQARFVPVNPAPGQFARALRGHLTNPLLVGAYLIGGLNFMVFLNQFSYLTFLLANPPFSLPTQWLGMLFLTYLSGTVASSLSGRCANRWGAQRMLLGGIALMALGSLCLLQGTLPAILSGLLISSFGFFMAHACASAWVGHHVEHNRALASSLYLVAYYLGASLGGLYLHPFWEKGGLGGLVLGIELVLLLTAGLGIWLGRLKQRSEHGLTPHHFA from the coding sequence ATGATCGAAGCCGGTAGTCGTGAATGGATACGCGCCACCCTGGCGCTCAGCCTGGGATCCTTTCTGGTCTTTCTCAATCTCTATCAAACCCATCCCCTGCTCCCGCTGCTGGCTCAGGTCTTCTCGGTCAACTCGCTCGCCGCCAGCTGGACGCTGGCCGGTTGTACTGCCGGGCTGGCTGCCTCCCTGCTGCTGTGTGCCCGACTGGCGGATCGCCATGGCCGTCGCCAGATCATGCTGGGAACCCTCACTTTGGCCATCCTGCTCTCCCTGCTGCTCCCTCTCGTCGAACAGTTTCGCACCCTGCTCATACTGCGCGTGCTGCAAGGCGCGCTGCTGGCGGGCCTGCCGGCAACAGCTATCGCCTATATGGGCGAGGAGTTCAGCAAGCGGGCACTGCTCTCGGCGGTCGGGGTTTATATCGCCGCCAACTCCCTTGGCGGGATCGCAGGACGAGTAGTAGGAGGGCTGCTGGCCGGCTGGTTTGGCGACTGGCAACACACCTTCCTCGGGGTCGGGGTGATCAGCCTGTCGCTCTTGCCGCTGGTCTTCTGGCTACTGCCAAAACAGGCTCGTTTTGTTCCCGTCAATCCGGCTCCGGGCCAGTTTGCCCGCGCCCTGCGTGGTCATCTGACCAACCCGCTGCTGGTGGGGGCCTATCTGATTGGCGGGCTCAACTTCATGGTCTTTTTGAACCAGTTCAGCTATCTCACCTTTTTGCTGGCCAACCCCCCCTTCTCCCTGCCGACCCAGTGGCTCGGCATGCTCTTTCTCACCTATCTCTCGGGTACGGTCGCCTCTTCTCTCAGCGGTCGCTGCGCCAATCGCTGGGGAGCACAGCGCATGTTGCTTGGCGGCATTGCCCTCATGGCGCTCGGTAGCCTCTGCTTGCTGCAAGGCACTCTGCCCGCCATTTTGAGCGGCCTGCTCATCTCGAGCTTCGGCTTTTTCATGGCGCACGCTTGTGCCAGCGCCTGGGTCGGCCACCATGTCGAGCACAACCGGGCGCTCGCCTCCTCCCTCTATCTGGTGGCCTACTATCTGGGCGCCAGTCTGGGCGGGCTCTACCTCCACCCCTTCTGGGAGAAGGGAGGGCTGGGCGGGCTGGTGCTGGGGATCGAGCTGGTGCTGCTCCTGACCGCAGGTCTTGGTATCTGGCTCGGCCGCCTGAAACAACGCAGCGAGCATGGGCTGACGCCTCACCACTTCGCATAA
- the cmk gene encoding (d)CMP kinase, with translation MPQMAPVMTIDGPSGAGKGTLCQLLAEKLGWHLLDSGAIYRVLSLAALHHDVELDSEAALVPLAANLDVQFQVEGDLVKVILEGEDVSRTIRTEQVGNAASKIAAFPRVREALLRRQRAFRQAPGLIADGRDMGTVVFPEAEVKIFLDASAEERAQRRYKQLQDKGFDVNFECLLTEIRERDDRDRNRAVAPLKPAEDALVVDSTTMTIEEVLATVLAYAEQQLGDASAS, from the coding sequence ATGCCTCAGATGGCCCCCGTAATGACAATTGATGGCCCAAGTGGTGCGGGCAAGGGCACCTTGTGCCAGTTGCTGGCAGAAAAGCTGGGTTGGCACCTGCTCGATTCCGGCGCCATCTATCGGGTGTTGTCACTGGCTGCCCTGCATCATGATGTCGAGCTCGATTCCGAAGCCGCGCTGGTGCCGCTGGCTGCCAATCTGGATGTGCAGTTTCAGGTGGAAGGTGATCTGGTCAAGGTGATCCTGGAGGGGGAGGATGTCTCCCGTACCATCCGGACCGAGCAGGTCGGCAACGCCGCCAGTAAAATCGCGGCATTCCCGCGCGTGCGTGAAGCGCTGCTGCGCCGTCAGCGGGCATTTCGTCAGGCGCCGGGGCTGATTGCCGATGGCCGTGACATGGGTACAGTGGTTTTCCCTGAAGCCGAAGTGAAGATTTTCCTCGACGCAAGTGCCGAAGAGCGGGCTCAGCGCCGCTATAAGCAGTTGCAAGATAAGGGCTTTGATGTTAACTTTGAGTGTCTTTTAACCGAGATCCGTGAGCGTGACGATCGCGATAGAAATCGCGCCGTTGCCCCCCTGAAACCGGCAGAAGATGCTCTCGTGGTGGATTCAACCACCATGACCATAGAAGAGGTACTGGCAACAGTACTCGCCTATGCAGAGCAACAACTCGGAGATGCCAGCGCAAGCTGA
- the rpsA gene encoding 30S ribosomal protein S1, translating into MIESFAQLFEESLNAVETRQGSIVKGTVVAIENGFVLVDAGLKSESAIPAEEFKNAMGELEINVGDSVDVALDSIEDGFGETKLSREKAKRHEAWLQLEKAYEEQATVIGIINGKVKGGFTVELNGIRAFLPGSLVDVRPIRDTAHLENKELEFKVIKLDQKRNNVVVSRRAVIETENTSERESLLANLQEGQEVKGIVKNLTDYGAFVDLGGVDGLLHITDMAWKRVKHPSEIVNVGDEIAVKVLKFDRERTRVSLGLKQLGEDPWVAIAKRYPETTRLSGRVTNLTDYGCFVEIEEGVEGLVHVSEMDWTNKNIHPSKVVNVGDVVDVMVLDIDEERRRISLGLKQCKSNPWQLFAETHAKGDRVSGKIKSITDFGIFIGLDGGIDGLVHLSDISWNNQGEEAVREFKKGDEIEAVVLQVDPERERISLGVKQIEEDPFNKYLSDNKKGAIVKGKVTEVDAKGAVIELADGVEGYLRASDAARDRVEDATLVLSVGDEVEAKFMGVDRKNRTVSLSVRAKDEADERVAIDNLNQQEEVVFSNAMAEAFKAAKGE; encoded by the coding sequence ATGATCGAATCTTTTGCTCAACTCTTTGAAGAGTCCCTGAACGCCGTTGAAACCCGTCAAGGTTCCATCGTCAAGGGTACTGTCGTTGCTATCGAGAACGGTTTCGTACTGGTTGACGCCGGTCTGAAATCCGAGTCCGCTATCCCGGCTGAAGAATTCAAGAACGCCATGGGCGAGCTGGAAATCAACGTAGGTGACTCCGTTGACGTGGCTCTGGACTCTATCGAAGATGGTTTCGGCGAAACCAAGCTGTCCCGCGAAAAAGCCAAGCGCCACGAAGCCTGGCTGCAGCTTGAAAAAGCTTACGAAGAGCAAGCTACCGTTATCGGTATCATCAACGGCAAGGTCAAGGGTGGTTTCACCGTTGAACTGAATGGCATCCGTGCCTTCCTGCCGGGTTCTCTGGTTGACGTGCGTCCGATCCGTGACACCGCTCACCTGGAAAACAAAGAACTCGAGTTCAAAGTCATCAAGCTGGACCAGAAGCGCAACAACGTTGTTGTTTCCCGTCGCGCAGTGATCGAAACCGAGAACACCTCCGAGCGTGAAAGCCTGCTGGCTAACCTGCAAGAAGGTCAAGAAGTTAAGGGTATCGTCAAGAACCTGACCGACTACGGTGCATTCGTAGATCTGGGCGGTGTTGACGGCCTGCTGCACATCACCGACATGGCGTGGAAGCGCGTTAAGCATCCTTCCGAAATCGTCAACGTTGGCGACGAGATCGCTGTCAAGGTTCTGAAGTTCGACCGCGAGCGTACCCGTGTATCTCTGGGTCTGAAGCAACTGGGCGAAGATCCGTGGGTTGCTATCGCCAAGCGTTACCCTGAGACCACCCGTCTGTCTGGCCGCGTGACCAACCTGACCGACTACGGCTGCTTCGTTGAAATCGAAGAAGGCGTTGAAGGCCTGGTACACGTATCCGAGATGGATTGGACCAACAAGAACATCCACCCGTCCAAAGTTGTTAACGTTGGCGACGTGGTTGACGTGATGGTTCTGGACATCGACGAAGAGCGTCGTCGTATCTCCCTGGGTCTGAAGCAGTGCAAATCCAACCCGTGGCAGCTGTTTGCCGAAACTCACGCCAAAGGCGACCGTGTTTCCGGCAAGATCAAGTCTATCACTGACTTCGGTATCTTCATCGGTCTGGACGGCGGCATCGACGGTCTGGTTCACCTGTCTGACATCTCCTGGAACAACCAGGGTGAAGAAGCAGTTCGTGAATTCAAGAAAGGCGACGAGATCGAAGCCGTTGTTCTGCAAGTTGACCCGGAGCGTGAGCGCATCTCCCTGGGCGTCAAGCAGATCGAAGAAGACCCGTTCAATAAGTACCTGTCTGACAACAAGAAAGGTGCTATTGTGAAGGGTAAGGTTACCGAGGTTGATGCCAAAGGTGCCGTTATCGAACTGGCTGACGGTGTAGAAGGCTACCTGCGTGCCTCCGACGCTGCTCGTGACCGCGTAGAAGACGCCACTCTGGTGCTGTCTGTTGGTGACGAAGTTGAAGCTAAATTCATGGGCGTTGATCGTAAGAACCGCACCGTAAGCCTGTCTGTCCGTGCTAAGGACGAAGCTGACGAGCGCGTTGCTATCGATAACCTGAACCAGCAAGAAGAAGTTGTGTTCAGCAATGCTATGGCTGAAGCGTTCAAAGCCGCCAAGGGTGAGTAA
- a CDS encoding LapA family protein — MKRILALIPLVLVFVLTLALGSQNGQLVQFNYLIAQGEFSLAMLLGFFFAGGFMLGWLVFGLLFLRLKLQNRTLNRTMRRQTRELELARSAGKE, encoded by the coding sequence ATGAAGCGTATTTTGGCCCTCATTCCGCTGGTACTGGTGTTTGTCCTCACCCTGGCGTTAGGCTCACAAAATGGCCAACTGGTTCAGTTCAATTACCTGATTGCTCAGGGCGAATTCTCCCTCGCCATGCTGCTGGGATTCTTTTTTGCCGGTGGTTTCATGCTGGGGTGGCTGGTATTCGGCCTGCTTTTCCTGCGTTTGAAGCTGCAAAACCGCACCCTCAACCGCACCATGCGTCGTCAAACCCGCGAGTTGGAGCTGGCCCGTTCAGCGGGTAAGGAATAA
- the ribA gene encoding GTP cyclohydrolase II, with protein sequence MSSVTLVAKSKLPTPWGTFTLVGFQETGTGKDHAALVMGDITGAEPVLGRIHSECLTGDALFSLRCDCGFQLQAALENIAKAGRGVLLYVRQEGRGIGLLNKIRAYHLQDQGADTVEANVALGFAADMRDYTICADMLKQLEVQSLKLMTNNPRKMKAMESFGIPVAERVPLQEGRNPHNEFYLSTKASKLDHMLKK encoded by the coding sequence ATGAGCAGCGTTACCCTAGTGGCCAAATCCAAGTTGCCAACCCCTTGGGGCACCTTCACGCTGGTAGGTTTTCAGGAAACCGGCACAGGCAAGGATCACGCAGCCCTGGTGATGGGCGATATCACTGGCGCCGAACCCGTTCTCGGGCGTATTCACTCCGAATGTCTGACCGGTGATGCTCTGTTCAGCTTGCGCTGTGATTGCGGTTTCCAGCTGCAGGCCGCATTGGAGAACATCGCCAAGGCCGGCCGTGGCGTGCTGTTGTATGTCCGTCAGGAGGGTCGCGGTATCGGTCTGTTGAACAAGATCCGCGCCTATCACCTGCAAGATCAGGGCGCCGATACCGTTGAGGCCAACGTAGCGCTCGGCTTTGCCGCCGACATGCGCGACTACACCATCTGTGCCGACATGCTCAAACAGCTGGAGGTGCAATCCCTCAAGCTGATGACCAACAACCCGCGCAAGATGAAGGCGATGGAATCCTTTGGCATTCCGGTGGCCGAGCGAGTTCCCCTGCAGGAGGGGCGCAATCCCCACAACGAATTCTACCTCTCGACCAAGGCCAGCAAACTGGATCACATGTTGAAAAAGTGA